Proteins encoded in a region of the Candidatus Paracaedibacteraceae bacterium genome:
- a CDS encoding D-alanine--D-alanine ligase — translation MSKKTIAVLMGGWSNEREVSLTSGGAIAKALRDNGHTVKEVDVTRDIIKLTQDLTPKPDVAFIALHGTGGEDGVIQGVLETMHIPYTHSGVTASAIGMDKMMSRKIFDCAGLPTPVSKVISVSDLKKGHPMSVPYVVKPIAEGSSRGVYIIRDLSEPVAFDPNWPDSKMILIEEFIDGREIQVGVVGDKAIGAIEICPVQGFYDYEAKYTDGKAVHKMPAPLSEPAYATALDIGLKAHLALDCHGVSRSDLMYDEKKNQFYLLEINTHPGMTPLSLLPEIAAHSGMSFNQLVDWIVENAKCHQ, via the coding sequence ATGTCCAAAAAAACAATCGCAGTGCTTATGGGGGGATGGTCCAATGAACGTGAGGTATCTTTGACATCGGGTGGAGCCATAGCCAAGGCTTTGCGCGATAATGGACATACCGTTAAGGAAGTTGATGTAACCCGCGATATTATCAAATTAACCCAAGATCTAACCCCTAAGCCGGACGTTGCTTTTATTGCGTTGCATGGAACGGGGGGCGAAGATGGTGTTATTCAAGGGGTTCTTGAGACAATGCACATTCCATACACACATTCGGGTGTGACGGCATCGGCCATTGGTATGGATAAAATGATGTCTCGCAAGATTTTTGATTGTGCAGGGCTGCCAACACCTGTTAGTAAGGTCATCAGCGTTTCTGATCTGAAAAAGGGGCATCCGATGTCTGTTCCTTATGTGGTAAAACCAATTGCTGAAGGATCAAGCCGAGGGGTTTATATTATTCGTGATTTGAGTGAACCTGTTGCTTTTGATCCAAATTGGCCTGATTCCAAGATGATTTTGATCGAAGAGTTTATTGATGGCCGTGAAATCCAAGTTGGTGTTGTTGGAGACAAAGCAATTGGGGCGATTGAGATTTGTCCTGTTCAGGGGTTTTACGACTATGAAGCAAAATATACTGATGGCAAAGCTGTCCATAAAATGCCTGCCCCGTTGAGTGAACCTGCTTATGCCACGGCGTTAGATATTGGGTTAAAGGCCCATCTTGCACTAGACTGCCATGGAGTGTCTCGATCTGATCTGATGTATGATGAAAAGAAAAATCAATTTTATTTGTTAGAAATTAATACGCATCCTGGAATGACCCCGTTGTCGCTATTGCCAGAGATTGCTGCTCATAGTGGCATGTCATTTAATCAGCTTGTCGACTGGATTGTGGAGAATGCCAAATGCCACCAGTAA
- a CDS encoding cell division protein FtsQ/DivIB — MPPVKRARPVRRKSTKLSFGSFITSVQSLWQNPKKLRNGATVLKRRLAIASASAAITTVGYIILAGYPGIWWDSFASSVAEKAGRVGFTLSEVYVYGRNNTESQRLLEQIQLKKGDSILKFSPDEIRDHIKQISWVRDVTVQRKLPDSLYISIEERVPIALWQHRQKHYLVDADGVIISDKNIQAYVHLPVVVGSDAPRHAPKLLSLLDQVPDLKKRVAAITWVGERRWNLLVDKTIEAKLPEKDPEGALKRLIKVLGNPKIDFSQVKSIDLRHGTQVSLRMTNAGEIHLKEKGTAT; from the coding sequence ATGCCACCAGTAAAACGAGCTCGCCCTGTTCGTCGGAAATCAACAAAGCTATCTTTTGGTAGCTTTATTACTTCTGTACAATCTTTGTGGCAGAATCCAAAAAAATTACGGAACGGAGCAACAGTTTTGAAACGCCGACTTGCTATTGCATCGGCGTCTGCTGCGATCACGACCGTTGGTTACATTATCTTGGCGGGATATCCCGGCATTTGGTGGGATTCTTTTGCATCATCTGTGGCTGAAAAAGCAGGGCGGGTTGGTTTTACATTATCTGAAGTTTATGTATACGGTCGTAACAATACTGAATCACAGCGGTTGTTAGAGCAGATTCAGTTGAAAAAAGGGGATTCAATCCTTAAGTTTTCACCGGATGAGATTCGAGATCATATTAAGCAAATTTCATGGGTTCGAGATGTAACTGTACAACGAAAGCTGCCAGATTCTCTTTATATTTCGATTGAAGAGCGAGTTCCAATTGCCTTGTGGCAGCATCGCCAAAAGCACTATTTAGTGGATGCAGATGGGGTTATTATATCTGATAAAAATATTCAGGCTTATGTGCATCTTCCTGTTGTTGTAGGTAGCGATGCGCCGCGTCATGCGCCAAAACTATTATCATTGCTAGATCAGGTTCCTGATTTAAAAAAACGTGTGGCTGCTATAACGTGGGTTGGTGAACGCCGTTGGAACCTATTGGTAGATAAAACTATCGAGGCAAAACTTCCTGAGAAAGATCCGGAAGGAGCGTTGAAACGCCTCATTAAAGTTTTGGGAAATCCTAAAATTGATTTTAGTCAGGTTAAATCTATTGATTTGCGCCATGGGACTCAGGTATCTCTAAGAATGACAAATGCAGGTGAGATTCACCTAAAGGAAAAAGGGACGGCAACCTAA
- a CDS encoding isovaleryl-CoA dehydrogenase, producing the protein MHEFDFDLGEIASSVRDMVRQFAAERIAPRAAAIDETNEFPRDLWPELGQLGLLGITVSEEFGGSGMGYLEHVIAMEEISRASASVGLSYGAHSNLCVNQISLNGTVEQKRKYLPKLISGEHVGALAMSEPGAGSDVVSMRLKADKVDDGYVLNGNKMWITNGPDAETLVVYAKTDASAGSKGITAFLVEKGYKGFSTAQKLDKLGMRGSNTCELVFEDCFVPEENILGELNRGVKVLMSGLDYERAVLAAGPLGIMAAALDYCLPYVRERNQFGKAIGEFQLIQGKIADMYTTLNSSRAYVYAVAKACDKKKVTRQDAAATILLAAENATKVSLDAIQIFGGMGYINETPTGRLLRDAKLYEIGAGTSEIRRMLIGRELFSAG; encoded by the coding sequence ATGCACGAATTTGATTTTGATTTGGGTGAAATCGCGAGCAGTGTACGCGATATGGTTCGCCAATTTGCAGCAGAACGGATTGCGCCACGTGCGGCAGCAATTGATGAAACAAATGAGTTTCCACGGGACTTATGGCCGGAGCTTGGTCAATTAGGATTACTAGGTATTACGGTTTCCGAGGAGTTTGGTGGTTCAGGTATGGGATACCTAGAACATGTTATTGCTATGGAAGAAATCTCACGGGCTTCTGCATCTGTGGGGTTAAGTTACGGAGCGCATTCGAACTTATGTGTTAATCAAATCTCCTTGAATGGGACAGTTGAGCAAAAACGTAAATATTTACCTAAACTTATTAGCGGCGAGCATGTTGGTGCTTTGGCTATGAGTGAACCGGGCGCAGGGTCAGATGTTGTCAGTATGCGACTAAAGGCTGACAAGGTTGATGATGGTTATGTTTTGAATGGTAATAAGATGTGGATTACCAATGGCCCTGATGCTGAAACTTTGGTTGTTTATGCCAAAACAGACGCATCAGCCGGGTCAAAAGGGATTACAGCATTTTTAGTGGAGAAGGGCTATAAGGGGTTTTCGACAGCTCAAAAACTAGATAAACTTGGGATGCGAGGATCCAATACGTGTGAATTGGTTTTTGAAGATTGTTTTGTCCCTGAAGAAAATATTTTGGGTGAGCTTAATCGCGGCGTCAAAGTCTTGATGAGTGGTCTTGACTATGAGCGCGCTGTCTTGGCTGCTGGTCCTTTAGGGATTATGGCGGCGGCTTTGGATTATTGCTTGCCGTATGTTCGTGAACGTAACCAGTTCGGTAAAGCAATTGGTGAATTCCAGCTGATCCAAGGAAAAATTGCAGATATGTATACAACGCTGAATTCTAGTCGTGCTTATGTTTATGCGGTTGCAAAAGCCTGCGATAAGAAAAAAGTTACACGGCAGGATGCTGCTGCCACTATTTTGCTTGCAGCAGAAAATGCAACGAAAGTATCCCTTGATGCCATTCAAATCTTTGGTGGCATGGGGTATATTAATGAAACTCCGACAGGCCGTTTGCTCCGCGATGCTAAACTTTATGAGATTGGCGCCGGGACATCTGAAATTCGCAGAATGTTAATCGGTCGTGAGCTGTTTTCTGCTGGATGA